One Roseburia rectibacter DNA window includes the following coding sequences:
- a CDS encoding DEAD/DEAH box helicase family protein: METNFDYLLEKEEYSDFAKQAIEAEKSISISPATCAILSRRALELAVRFVFSYDAELTLPYRDNVSSLIHEPTFRSIIEPRLFPMLKYTIHLGNVAVHTNSNIKRDEAVIALRDLFEFCDWIDYSYSKEYTERFFDESILPSGDEKRVKAEELRRLYESLSSKDKKLEEICRENEQLRKQMQAQRTLHSQTREFHVDEISEAETRKRYIDVELQRAGWIMGRNCTEEEPVTGMPNASGNGFVDYVLWGKDHLPLAVVEAKKASADPIVGSQQAKLYADCLQNQYKQRPLIFTTNGFEIFYTNDNEGYPRREVSGFFTQEELQIEIDRRKLRIPLENIEIRDDITNRPYQKEAVTAVCDAIEKKHRKMLIVQATGSGKTRVSISIVDVLRKHNYVKNILFLADRTALVKQAKNSYTNLLDDLSCCNLVEGKDDPEACRMIFSTYPTMMNAIDETKNKYGDRLFTPGYFDLIICDEVHRSIYKKYQEIFEYFDAMLLGMTATPKNEIDKNTYGVFDLERGVPTFAYELEKAVEEGYLVTYSTLEYKTKIMEEGIHYNELSEEEKEKFEETFKDEETVEEDISNTAVNTWLFNDDTIDLVLKELMEKGLKIEGGDKIGKTIIFAKNTPHAKKIVERFNTLFPEYGGDFIKQVDYSIKYADTLIDDFGTKERMPQIAVSVDMLDTGIDVPEILNLVFFKKVRSYAKFWQMIGRGTRLCKDLLGEGMDKERFLIFDFCNNFEYFRVNKNGSENGIQESLCEKIYNAKAQICRELQASQYVMDADYAVYRKELVMGLNQAVIELNDDSFVVKRHLRYVEMFRKLSSWNQLETIEISEIKEHIAPLMKPKKENELARRFDYLIYSIDLGLLQSKSVQKPIQIVMTTAEQLSKVYRLPQVAAKKEMIAKVQETNFWDDVTVVELDKVREALRDLLQYLERAGRRIYYTDFTDEITDRKEGEPIYASVDLKNYRKKVEFYLRDHKGKISVFKLRHNKRLTEADLKELEEILWKELGTKADYEKEYGDTPVGRLVRQIVGVDREAVNEAFSEFLTEERLNVNQIRFVRLIVDYIVANGNIDDNRVLMDEPFRSAGSITALFKDDMDSARKIMSIVDSIKRNSEETA; encoded by the coding sequence ATGGAAACTAATTTTGATTATCTTTTAGAAAAAGAAGAGTATTCCGATTTTGCAAAACAGGCGATAGAGGCAGAAAAGAGCATCAGCATATCGCCTGCGACATGTGCGATTCTCTCCAGAAGAGCGTTAGAACTCGCGGTTCGATTTGTGTTTTCCTATGATGCGGAACTGACACTTCCGTATCGGGATAATGTGTCGAGTCTGATCCATGAGCCTACATTTCGCAGCATCATTGAACCAAGACTGTTTCCGATGCTGAAATATACAATCCATCTTGGAAATGTCGCAGTCCATACGAACAGTAATATCAAAAGAGATGAGGCAGTCATAGCCCTGCGTGATCTGTTTGAATTTTGTGACTGGATTGATTATTCCTATTCGAAAGAATATACGGAACGTTTTTTTGATGAGTCTATACTGCCATCCGGGGATGAAAAAAGGGTAAAAGCGGAGGAGTTAAGACGTTTATATGAGAGTCTGTCCAGCAAAGATAAAAAATTAGAAGAAATTTGCAGGGAAAATGAGCAGCTGCGAAAACAGATGCAGGCACAGCGTACACTTCACAGCCAGACCAGAGAGTTCCATGTAGATGAGATCAGCGAGGCAGAGACGCGAAAGAGATATATCGATGTGGAATTACAGAGAGCAGGATGGATTATGGGACGGAATTGTACGGAGGAGGAACCGGTTACCGGTATGCCCAATGCCTCAGGAAATGGCTTTGTGGATTATGTTTTATGGGGAAAAGACCATTTGCCGTTGGCAGTGGTAGAGGCAAAAAAAGCATCGGCAGATCCAATCGTTGGAAGCCAGCAGGCAAAATTATATGCGGACTGTCTGCAAAATCAGTATAAGCAGCGTCCACTGATTTTTACCACAAATGGATTCGAAATTTTTTATACAAATGATAATGAGGGATATCCAAGGCGCGAGGTATCCGGGTTCTTTACGCAGGAAGAATTACAGATTGAGATAGACAGAAGAAAGTTAAGAATTCCGTTGGAAAACATTGAAATTCGGGATGATATTACAAACCGTCCTTATCAGAAAGAAGCGGTAACAGCAGTCTGTGATGCAATTGAAAAAAAGCATCGGAAGATGCTGATCGTGCAGGCTACCGGTTCTGGAAAAACCAGAGTCAGCATCAGTATTGTGGATGTGCTGCGGAAACATAATTATGTAAAAAATATTTTGTTCCTTGCAGACCGGACGGCGTTGGTAAAGCAGGCGAAGAACAGTTATACAAATTTGCTGGATGATTTATCCTGCTGTAACCTGGTAGAAGGAAAAGATGATCCGGAAGCCTGCCGCATGATTTTTTCCACTTATCCTACCATGATGAATGCAATTGATGAGACGAAAAATAAATATGGGGATCGTTTGTTTACACCGGGATATTTTGACCTGATCATCTGTGATGAGGTGCACCGCAGTATTTACAAAAAATACCAGGAAATTTTTGAATATTTTGATGCAATGCTTCTTGGCATGACGGCAACGCCGAAAAATGAAATTGATAAAAATACATACGGGGTATTTGATCTTGAACGCGGCGTCCCGACATTTGCTTATGAATTAGAAAAGGCGGTAGAAGAGGGATATTTGGTCACTTATTCGACATTGGAATACAAAACGAAGATCATGGAAGAAGGCATCCATTATAATGAGTTGTCTGAGGAAGAGAAAGAGAAGTTTGAGGAAACTTTCAAAGATGAAGAGACGGTGGAGGAGGATATTTCCAATACTGCAGTTAATACATGGCTCTTTAATGACGACACGATCGATCTGGTGTTAAAAGAGCTGATGGAGAAGGGGTTAAAGATCGAAGGTGGGGATAAAATTGGAAAAACGATTATTTTTGCAAAAAACACTCCTCATGCGAAAAAGATTGTGGAGCGTTTTAACACGTTATTTCCGGAATATGGTGGAGATTTTATCAAACAGGTCGATTATAGCATCAAATATGCAGATACACTGATTGATGATTTTGGCACAAAAGAACGAATGCCGCAGATTGCAGTATCTGTGGATATGCTGGATACGGGAATTGATGTTCCGGAGATTTTAAACCTTGTATTTTTTAAAAAGGTGCGCAGTTATGCAAAGTTCTGGCAGATGATAGGAAGAGGAACGCGTTTATGCAAAGATCTGCTGGGCGAGGGAATGGATAAAGAGCGTTTTCTGATTTTTGACTTCTGTAATAATTTTGAATACTTTCGGGTGAATAAAAATGGTTCTGAGAATGGAATTCAGGAATCACTTTGTGAAAAAATATATAATGCAAAGGCACAGATATGCAGGGAACTGCAGGCATCACAGTATGTCATGGATGCGGATTATGCAGTGTACCGAAAAGAGCTGGTAATGGGGCTGAATCAGGCAGTGATAGAATTAAATGATGACAGCTTTGTGGTAAAAAGGCATCTCAGATATGTAGAGATGTTTCGGAAGCTGTCAAGTTGGAATCAGTTAGAGACGATTGAAATATCCGAGATTAAAGAACATATCGCACCGTTAATGAAACCCAAAAAAGAAAATGAACTTGCCCGGAGATTTGATTATCTGATTTACAGCATTGATCTGGGATTATTACAGAGCAAAAGCGTCCAGAAACCAATTCAAATTGTGATGACAACAGCCGAACAGCTCTCGAAAGTATATCGGCTTCCGCAGGTCGCAGCAAAAAAAGAAATGATTGCAAAAGTTCAGGAGACAAATTTCTGGGATGATGTAACGGTTGTAGAATTAGACAAAGTGAGGGAGGCTTTGCGGGATCTGCTTCAATATCTGGAACGTGCAGGAAGAAGAATTTATTATACCGATTTTACGGATGAGATCACAGATAGGAAAGAAGGGGAACCCATTTATGCCAGCGTGGATCTGAAAAATTACCGGAAAAAAGTAGAGTTTTACCTTCGGGATCACAAGGGTAAAATTTCAGTATTTAAACTGAGACATAATAAAAGACTTACAGAGGCTGATTTAAAAGAGTTAGAAGAAATTCTCTGGAAAGAACTGGGAACAAAAGCAGATTATGAAAAAGAGTATGGAGATACGCCGGTGGGACGTCTGGTACGGCAGATTGTAGGAGTTGACAGGGAAGCAGTCAATGAAGCATTTAGTGAATTCCTGACAGAAGAGCGTTTAAATGTAAATCAGATCCGGTTTGTAAGGCTGATCGTTGATTATATTGTTGCAAATGGAAATATTGATGACAACAGGGTACTGATGGACGAACCGTTCCGGTCGGCGGGCAGTATCACAGCTTTGTTTAAAGA
- a CDS encoding restriction endonuclease subunit S, with product MEMMYVEDCCEILDSMRVPITASDREEGEYPYYGANGIQDYVADYIFDDELVLLAEDGGNFGSKERPIAYRVSGKCWVNNHAHVLKPKVGLNVDYLCYSLMFYKVDGMINGATRQKLTQAAMCKMKIPLRTLEEQSHIVDELNRIVKIKKLRQLELEILDNLIQARFVEMFGDPKLNDKGWNAGIISDYYEVKGGKRIPKGMGYADDATAHPYLRATDMKNETILDDDIHYIDEEVYEHIKRYTVKSGDIYLTNVGVNLGMAGVIPEKYDGANLTENAVKLVPKTEKVIDGVFFAHYINSPGIQDYINERKMSVGVPKLAIFRIETMPLLLPPMDIQMQFIEFHKQVNKLKLATSPQTTLAA from the coding sequence ATGGAAATGATGTATGTGGAAGATTGTTGTGAAATACTTGATTCAATGAGAGTACCTATTACAGCATCGGATAGAGAAGAGGGAGAATATCCTTATTATGGAGCAAATGGTATTCAAGACTATGTTGCTGATTACATTTTTGATGATGAACTTGTTTTACTAGCTGAGGATGGTGGAAACTTTGGTTCAAAAGAGAGACCTATTGCTTATAGAGTTTCTGGAAAATGTTGGGTTAATAATCATGCTCATGTATTAAAACCAAAGGTGGGATTAAATGTAGATTACTTATGTTATTCACTTATGTTTTATAAGGTTGATGGAATGATAAATGGTGCAACGAGACAGAAATTAACGCAAGCTGCAATGTGCAAAATGAAAATTCCTTTACGAACATTAGAAGAGCAATCACATATTGTTGATGAATTGAATCGAATAGTAAAAATAAAGAAACTGCGGCAACTGGAATTGGAAATATTAGACAACCTCATCCAAGCCCGATTTGTCGAGATGTTTGGTGATCCAAAACTTAACGATAAGGGATGGAATGCGGGTATTATATCCGACTATTATGAAGTTAAAGGTGGTAAGCGTATTCCTAAAGGTATGGGATATGCTGATGATGCAACTGCTCATCCATATCTGAGAGCAACAGATATGAAAAACGAGACTATTCTTGATGATGATATTCATTATATTGATGAAGAAGTGTATGAGCATATCAAAAGATATACGGTCAAAAGTGGCGATATTTATTTGACTAATGTTGGTGTAAATCTTGGTATGGCGGGAGTTATTCCAGAAAAGTATGATGGTGCAAATTTGACTGAAAATGCAGTTAAGTTAGTTCCTAAAACAGAGAAGGTCATAGATGGCGTTTTTTTTGCTCATTACATTAATTCCCCAGGTATTCAGGATTACATTAACGAGAGAAAAATGTCTGTTGGTGTACCTAAGTTGGCTATTTTTAGAATAGAAACTATGCCTTTATTATTACCACCGATGGATATACAGATGCAGTTTATTGAGTTTCACAAACAAGTCAACAAATTGAAACTTGCAACCTCCCCACAAACCACTCTCGCTGCTTGA
- a CDS encoding DUF3990 domain-containing protein codes for MDKVIVYHGSNVVVPEPKIMINGHYKDFGYGFYCTNIKKQAKRWALTKRGESIVNIYSYSDISSQKAKIFSEMTEEWLQFVVDCRRGIEHNYDIVEGPMADDQIWDYVEDYMAGNIKKSAFWELVKFKYPTHQIVFCTEQSLRMLQFEGSENV; via the coding sequence ATGGACAAAGTAATTGTATATCATGGCAGCAATGTTGTGGTTCCAGAACCTAAAATTATGATTAATGGACATTATAAAGATTTTGGATATGGATTTTATTGTACCAATATAAAGAAACAGGCAAAAAGATGGGCATTAACAAAACGTGGAGAATCTATTGTAAATATATATTCATATTCGGATATATCATCTCAGAAAGCAAAAATTTTTTCGGAAATGACGGAAGAGTGGCTTCAATTTGTTGTGGATTGTAGAAGAGGAATTGAGCATAATTATGATATTGTGGAAGGACCGATGGCTGATGACCAGATATGGGATTATGTAGAAGACTATATGGCAGGAAATATAAAAAAATCTGCTTTTTGGGAATTGGTAAAATTTAAATATCCGACGCATCAAATTGTATTTTGCACAGAGCAATCGCTAAGAATGCTGCAGTTTGAAGGGAGCGAAAATGTATGA
- the xerA gene encoding site-specific tyrosine recombinase/integron integrase: protein MDEKLVCILNEMADFFSIAQMKKLQEVLLKNLSSETPQREQTSNETYLKMFIDAKQIEGCSERTLQYYKMTVEHLLATLDVPVRKMTTDEIRSYLANYQQRNNCSKVTVDNVRRNISSFFSWLEEEDYILKSPMRRIHKIKTKQSVKETISDEMIEKLRDNCECARNLAMIDLLYSTGIRVGELVRLNISDIDFEERECIVYGKGDKERRVYFDAKAKLHLQNYINSRHDDNPALFTTLDAPYDRLKISGVEIRVRELGRKISMERIHPHKFRRTMATRAIDKGMPIEQVQKILGHSQIDTTMQYAIVNQNNVKTAHRKYIA, encoded by the coding sequence ATGGATGAAAAATTAGTATGCATATTAAATGAAATGGCAGATTTTTTTAGTATTGCGCAAATGAAAAAATTGCAGGAAGTATTACTTAAAAACTTATCCAGTGAAACACCGCAGAGAGAGCAGACATCCAATGAGACATATTTAAAAATGTTTATAGATGCAAAGCAGATCGAAGGATGTTCAGAGCGGACGCTGCAATATTATAAAATGACAGTGGAACATTTGCTTGCGACTTTAGATGTTCCGGTTCGAAAAATGACAACCGATGAGATCCGAAGTTATCTGGCAAATTACCAGCAGCGTAATAATTGTAGTAAGGTTACGGTTGATAATGTGCGTAGAAATATATCCAGCTTTTTTTCATGGTTAGAGGAAGAGGATTATATTTTAAAAAGCCCTATGAGACGAATACATAAAATTAAAACAAAACAGTCTGTGAAAGAGACGATTTCTGATGAAATGATTGAAAAACTCCGTGATAACTGCGAATGTGCGAGGAATTTAGCGATGATTGATCTTCTGTATTCAACCGGAATTCGTGTCGGAGAGCTGGTAAGATTGAATATCTCAGATATTGATTTTGAAGAAAGAGAATGTATCGTTTACGGAAAAGGAGATAAGGAGCGCAGAGTTTATTTTGATGCAAAAGCAAAACTGCATCTGCAAAATTATATCAATAGCCGCCATGACGATAATCCGGCATTATTTACAACTTTAGATGCTCCGTATGATAGATTAAAAATCAGCGGCGTGGAAATACGGGTGCGTGAGCTTGGCAGAAAAATCAGCATGGAGAGAATACATCCGCATAAGTTCCGACGAACGATGGCAACGAGGGCGATTGATAAGGGAATGCCGATTGAACAGGTACAGAAAATTTTGGGACATTCTCAGATAGACACGACGATGCAGTATGCAATCGTAAATCAGAATAATGTAAAAACAGCACATCGGAAGTATATTGCATAG
- a CDS encoding zeta toxin family protein, translating to MEGENMPQYREKFPEIIVFAGPNGSGKSTITKMVKVIEPYINADDIKRTNYCSDLEAVQLAEKMREQAIVNHNSFTFETVMSTDRNLELLKKAKEKGYFIRCIYVLTADVNVNILRVESRKALGGHGVPEDKIRFRYSKALKLIPELVQVADIMHIYDNTSVPYRIFKKRKTEYFIWENNNWSEETIKKLVGLQ from the coding sequence ATGGAAGGAGAAAATATGCCTCAGTATAGGGAAAAGTTTCCAGAAATAATTGTATTTGCAGGACCTAATGGTAGCGGAAAATCAACTATTACAAAGATGGTAAAAGTTATTGAACCGTATATTAATGCAGATGATATAAAAAGAACAAACTATTGTTCTGATCTTGAAGCAGTGCAATTGGCTGAAAAGATGAGAGAACAGGCGATTGTTAATCATAATAGCTTTACTTTTGAAACAGTTATGTCAACGGACAGAAATCTGGAATTATTGAAAAAAGCGAAAGAGAAAGGGTATTTTATTCGATGTATATACGTGTTGACTGCTGATGTAAATGTTAATATATTACGTGTGGAGTCTAGAAAGGCGTTAGGTGGACATGGGGTACCGGAAGATAAAATTCGTTTCAGATACTCGAAAGCGTTAAAACTTATTCCAGAATTAGTTCAAGTTGCAGATATAATGCATATTTATGATAATACATCTGTCCCGTATAGGATTTTTAAAAAAAGAAAAACAGAGTATTTTATATGGGAAAATAATAATTGGAGTGAGGAAACAATAAAAAAATTAGTTGGTTTACAGTAG
- a CDS encoding DUF3990 domain-containing protein: MAKMTVYHGGYTPVETPEIRIGRNTKDFGIGFYCTIIKEQAQRWARRYDTKIVSIYDVRLNQDLNIKEFREMTDEWLDFIISCRSGKVHDYDIVIGAMADDQIYNYISDYMDGTITREQFWVLAKFKYPTHQITFCTKEALKCLEYRGYEEVTL, from the coding sequence ATGGCGAAAATGACAGTTTATCATGGTGGTTATACACCTGTTGAAACCCCGGAAATCCGCATAGGACGCAATACAAAAGACTTTGGCATTGGTTTTTATTGTACGATCATAAAAGAGCAGGCGCAGAGGTGGGCAAGACGTTATGATACGAAAATTGTGTCGATTTATGATGTGCGTTTAAATCAGGATTTAAACATCAAAGAATTTCGTGAGATGACGGATGAATGGCTGGATTTTATTATTTCGTGCAGAAGTGGGAAAGTACACGATTACGATATAGTGATCGGTGCAATGGCAGATGACCAGATTTATAACTATATTTCCGACTATATGGATGGCACGATTACAAGAGAACAATTCTGGGTATTGGCAAAATTCAAATATCCAACGCATCAAATCACGTTTTGTACGAAAGAGGCATTAAAATGTCTGGAATATAGAGGTTACGAGGAGGTAACACTGTAA
- a CDS encoding AIM24 family protein: MNIKNLENNARKYVSSLGNFHVLEYQSDASVAPENARNEYFMSKMGVRRRQIVIELNGKESAIIQAGSMQWMAGHVKATTGIKGVGDFVGKMVKGAITKETAVKPEYVGNGILVLEPTYKYLILVDVGSWGEKGMTIEDGIFYACSGTVKNKLTARKTISSTVLGKEGFFNLSLVGEGVAALESNVPYEELIEVELDNDELKIDGNLAVCWSSGLEFTVERSTKTLVGSAVSGEGLVNVYRGTGKVLMSPVAPTASLYEATHTVEAKPGVEMHEAE, encoded by the coding sequence ATGAATATAAAAAATTTAGAAAACAACGCAAGAAAATATGTGAGCAGTCTTGGAAATTTTCATGTATTAGAGTATCAGTCAGACGCCTCCGTTGCGCCGGAAAATGCGAGAAATGAGTACTTTATGAGTAAAATGGGTGTCCGCAGACGCCAGATCGTTATTGAACTAAACGGAAAAGAGTCTGCCATTATCCAGGCGGGCAGCATGCAGTGGATGGCAGGTCATGTGAAAGCAACCACAGGGATCAAGGGAGTCGGTGATTTTGTCGGCAAGATGGTCAAAGGTGCGATCACAAAGGAGACAGCAGTCAAACCGGAATACGTCGGCAACGGCATTCTGGTGTTAGAACCTACCTATAAATATCTGATCTTAGTGGATGTCGGATCCTGGGGTGAAAAGGGCATGACGATCGAGGATGGCATATTTTATGCCTGTTCCGGAACCGTAAAAAATAAGCTGACGGCGCGGAAAACAATCTCATCGACCGTGCTTGGCAAAGAAGGATTTTTCAACTTAAGTCTGGTCGGGGAAGGTGTCGCAGCATTGGAGAGTAACGTGCCGTATGAAGAACTGATTGAGGTGGAACTTGACAATGATGAATTAAAAATTGATGGAAATCTTGCAGTCTGCTGGTCCTCCGGTCTGGAATTTACTGTGGAGAGATCGACGAAAACGCTTGTGGGTTCGGCAGTCAGCGGCGAAGGACTCGTCAATGTGTACCGCGGAACCGGAAAAGTGCTCATGAGCCCGGTCGCACCGACGGCGTCACTCTATGAGGCAACACATACGGTGGAGGCAAAGCCGGGAGTGGAGATGCATGAGGCGGAGTAG